One Oryza glaberrima chromosome 10, OglaRS2, whole genome shotgun sequence DNA segment encodes these proteins:
- the LOC127786179 gene encoding tryptamine hydroxycinnamoyltransferase 2-like: MAVAVEITRSEVLRPSEASAAGGGGGKRSPLTVFDRAATDWYIPAVFAWYGAAAPSNDEVKGGLAAVLARYPHLAGRFDVDERGRRCFNLNDAGVRVLEATVAADLADALAHDVAAHVNELYPKADMENADEAVFQVQLTRYACGGLVIGTACNHQVSDGQSMSIFYVAWAAAVRSAGATLPTPFVDRAAIPVPRGPPAPAFDHRNIEFKGENSWTHSYGSLPLERIRNLAVHFPDEFVAGLKSHVGARCSTFQCLLAHAWKKITAARDLSPEEYTQVRVAVNCRGRASPAVPMDYFGNMVLWAFPRMRVRDLLSASYATVVGVIREAVARVDEQYIQSFVDFGEVAVGDELTPTAAPPGTVFCPDLEVDSWLGFRFHDLDFGRGPPCAFLPPDLPVEGMLIFVPSCAAKGGVEMYMALDDLHVDAFRQICYSMD, from the exons atggcggtggcggtggagatcACACGGAGCGAGGTGCTCAGGCCGTcggaggcgtcggcggccggcggcggcggcggcaagaggaGCCCGCTCACCGTGTTCGACCGTGCGGCCACGGACTGGTACATCCCGGCCGTCTTCGCGTGGtacggcgccgcggcgccgtccaACGACGAGGTTAagggcggcctcgccgccgtgctggcCAGGTACCCGCACCTCGCCGGGCGGTTCGACGTCGACGAGCGTGGCCGGAGGTGCTTCAACCTCAACGACGCCGGTGTGAGGGTCCTCgaggccaccgtcgccgccgacctcgccgacgcccTCGCGCACGACGTCGCCGCTCACGTCAACGAGCTCTACCCCAAGGCCGACATG GAGAACGCCGACGAGGCGGTGTTCCAGGTGCAGCTGACGCGGTACGCGTGCGGCGGGCTGGTGATCGGCACGGCGTGCAACCACCAGGTCTCCGACGGCCAGTCCATGAGCATCTTCTACGTCGCgtgggccgccgccgtgcgcagCGCCGGCGCCACCCTCCCGACGCCGTTCGTCGACCGCGCCGCCATCCCGGTGCCCCgcggcccgccggcgccggcgttcgACCACCGGAACATCGAGTTCAAGGGCGAGAACAGCTGGACCCACTCCTACGGCTCCCTCCCCCTGGAGAGGATCAGGAACCTCGCCGTCCACTTCCCGGACGAGTTCGTCGCCGGCCTCAAGTCCCACGTCGGAGCGCGGTGCAGCACGTTCCAGTGCCTCCTGGCGCACGCGTGGAAGAAGATCACGGCGGCGCGAGACCTTTCGCCGGAGGAGTACACGCAGGTGAGGGTCGCCGTCAACTGCCGCGGCCGCGCCAGCCCGGCGGTGCCCATGGACTACTTCGGCAACATGGTGCTCTGGGCGTTCCCGAGGATGAGAGTCCGGGACCTCCTCTCCGCCAGCTACGCCACGGTGGTCGGCGTCATCCGCGAGGCCGTGGCGCGCGTCGACGAGCAGTACATCCAGTCGTTCGTGGACTTCGGGGAggtggccgtcggcgacgagctgacgccgacggcggcgccgccgggcacGGTGTTCTGCCCGGACCTGGAGGTGGACAGCTGGCTAGGGTTCAGGTTCCACGACCTCGACTTCGGCCGTGGCCCGCCGTGCGCGTTCCTGCCGCCGGACCTGCCCGTCGAGGGGATGCTCATCTTCGTGCCGTCGTGCGCGGCGAAGGGCGGCGTCGAGATGTACATGGCGCTCGACGACCTCCACGTCGACGCTTTCAGGCAAATCTGCTACTCCATGGACTGA